Within Thermus sp. CCB_US3_UF1, the genomic segment CGGGGAAACCCCTTACCTGAGGCTTCTTTCCCAGCTCTTTGGCGACCGGCTCCTCATCGCCAACGCCACCGGGTGCAGCTCCATCTACGGGGGCAACCTCCCCACCACCCCCTGGAGCCAAAACCGGGAAGGCCGGGGCCCGGCCTGGGCCAACTCCCTCTTTGAGGACAACGCCGAGTTTGGCCTGGGCATGCGCCTGGCCTTGGACAAGAAGGCGGAGTACGCCCGGGCCCTTCTGCCCGCCTTCCGGGAGGTCTTGGGGGAGGACCTTGTGGGGCGGCTTCTTGGGGAGGTGGGGCCTGAGGCGGTGGAGGCCAGGCGGCAGGACGTGGCCCTCCTCCGCCAGCGGCTTCAGGGGCTGGAGGACCCCCGGGCCAGGGACCTCCTGGCGGTGGCCGAGGCCCTCATCCCCCACTCCGTCTGGATCGTGGGCGGGGATGGGTGGGCCTACGATATCGGCTACGGGGGCCTGGACCACGTCCTGGCCTCGGGGGCCCGGGTGCGGGTCCTGGTCCTGGACACCGAGGTCTACTCCAACACCGGGGGCCAGGCCTCCAAGGCCACGGGCCTGGGAGCGGTGGCCAAGTTCGCCATGGCCGGCAAGCCCACGCCCAAGAAGGACCTGGCCTTCATGGCCATGAGCTATGGCCACGTCTACGTGGCCCAGGTGGCCATGGGGGCCAACGACGCCCACACCGTGCGGGCCTTCCTCGAGGCCGAGGCCCACCCGGGACCGGCCCTCCTCATCGCCTACAGCCACTGCATCGCCCACGGCATCGATATGGCCAAGGGCATGGAGCACCAGAAGCTGGCCGAGCGCACGGGGTACTGGCCCCTCTTCCGCTTCCTGCCCGGGGAGGGCCTGAGGCTGGACTCCAAGCCCCCCACCCTCCCCCTGCGGGACTACCTCTACGCCGAAAACCGCTACCGCCTCCTCCTGCAGACCCATCCCGAGGAGGCGGAGGCCTTCCTCAAGCGGGCGGAGGAGGCGGTGCGGGCGCGCTGGGAGCGGTTGGAACGCATGGCGGCCAGGGCCGAGGCCGCCCTTTAGGGAGGGGAGGATGGACCTTCGGACCACGTACTTGGGCTTGGAGCTGGAGCATCCCTTGGTGGCCTCCGCCTCGCCCCTCACGGAGAAGCTGGACGGCTTCTTGCGTCTGGAGGACGGCGGGGCCGCGGCCATCGTCATGCACTCCCTCTTTGAGGAGCAGGTGACCCTCGAGGAAGAGATCCTGGACCACTACCTGCACTACGGCCACGAGAGCTACGCCGAGGCCCTGAGCTACTTCCCCAAGGCCCACGAGTACCGGCTCACCCCCGAGCGCCACCTGGACCTCCTCTCCCGGGCCAAGGAGCGGCTGGCTATCCCCGTCATCGCCAGCCTGAACGGGGTGAGCCGGGGGGGCTGGGTGGAGTACGCCCGGCTCCTGGAGGAGGCGGGGGCCGACGCCATTGAGCTCAACCTCTACTACATCCCCACGGATCCCGCCCTTTCGGCCTCGGAGGTGGAGGCCATGTACCTGGACACCATCCGGGCCGTGGTGGAGGCGGTGCGGGTCCCGGTGGCGGTCAAGGTGGGCCACGCCTTCACCGCCTTCGCCCACTTCGCCAAGCGGGTGGAGGCCACGGGGGCCAAGGCCCTGGTCCTCTTCAACCGCTTTTACCAGCCGGACTTTGACCTGGAAAGCCTTTCCGTGGTCCCCACCCTCACCCTTTCCCGGCCCTACGAGGCCCTCCTCCGCCTCCATTGGATCGCCCTCCTCTACGGCCGGGTGGGCCTGGAGCTGGCCCTTACGGGCGGGGTTCACTCGGGCCTCGAGGCGGCCAAGGGGCTTCTGGCCGGGGCCCAGGTGGTCATGATGACCTCCGCGGTCCTGGAAAGGGGCCCCGGGCACTTCCGCAAGGTCTTGGAGGAGCTCAAGGCCTTCATGGAGGCCAAGGAGTACGGGAGCGTGGCCGAGATGCGGGGGGCCATGAGCTACCAAAAGGTGGCGGAGCCCGCCGCCTTGGAGCGGGCCAACTACCTCAAGGTTCTGGGCTCGTACCGCCTTCTTCCCTAAGGGCGTAAAGCCCCTCCCCCAGGGCCACCACCGGGCTATGGTGCCAGCGGGCCAGGGCGGCGAGGCGCACCTTGGCGATCTTCTCCGGTTCCCGCACCCGGGCCCAGAAGCCCTCCTCCTTGAGGCGGCGGCCCACCTCGGCGTAGTGCAGGGGCCGGCCCGCCTCCCGCAACAGGTCCACCACCCTTTTGCGGAACCGATCCGGCCTGGGCACGCCTGAGTATACCCGTATAGTGGGGGCATGAGGAACCAGGAGCTGGCCCGCCTCTTGGAGGAG encodes:
- a CDS encoding dihydroorotate dehydrogenase-like protein, producing the protein MDLRTTYLGLELEHPLVASASPLTEKLDGFLRLEDGGAAAIVMHSLFEEQVTLEEEILDHYLHYGHESYAEALSYFPKAHEYRLTPERHLDLLSRAKERLAIPVIASLNGVSRGGWVEYARLLEEAGADAIELNLYYIPTDPALSASEVEAMYLDTIRAVVEAVRVPVAVKVGHAFTAFAHFAKRVEATGAKALVLFNRFYQPDFDLESLSVVPTLTLSRPYEALLRLHWIALLYGRVGLELALTGGVHSGLEAAKGLLAGAQVVMMTSAVLERGPGHFRKVLEELKAFMEAKEYGSVAEMRGAMSYQKVAEPAALERANYLKVLGSYRLLP